The Dokdonia donghaensis DSW-1 DNA window CTTAGCTAGTTCTTCTGCTACTTTATAAGATTGGTATCCTCCTACAAGCACTACATTAGTAAGTTGCATCTCTTTGGCAAATGCTATCACATCAAGAATTTGTTTTTGGTCATTTGCACTTATATATACTTTTTGTGTGCCGTTAAAGACATTCTTCATCGCATCAAAAGGTAAGTTTTTAGTTCCCTTAGCTTTACTGTAAGCTCTTGAGTTATTAAAAAACATTTTAATCTTATTTATATCCTCTTTATACGACTTGTTTGGCTTATAACCAGGCTCCTCACCTAGCCACCATCTACCGCGACGCATTGTACGAGGCCAGTCCATAAAGATACCTTCATCTGTTTTATAAGCTGCATCTTCCCAGTTCCAAGCATCTAGCTGCACTACAGAAGATGCGCCAGAGATAGTCCCTCCTACAGGTCTAATCTGTGCCATAAGTACTCCGTTAGGACGCATAGATTCTACAACCTTAGACTCTGCATTATAAGCAATGATACCACGTACGTGTGGGATCATCTCTCCTATCTCATCATAATCATTAGATTGTCTTACTGCGCCTACCTCTACAAGGCCTAGCGTTGTGTTTGTTGCTATAAAACCAGGATATACGTGTTTACCTGTGGCATTTATCACTGTTCCCTTTGTGGCGCTACCACCACTTTGAATTGTAGATATTTTACCATTTTCAAATACGATAGTGGCATTATCTATTACGGTCCCATCACCTACGTGTGCTGTTGCTCCCGTTATTGTATAAGCAGTTGCTTGAGCAGGTGCAGGTGTTTGTTGTGCAATTGCTGTTGCTCCTAAAAGGAAAACAACGGCTACTAGTAATTGTTGTAGTGTTTTCATCTTAGTAAATTGTTTGTTCTGTATCACAATGCATACGTTGTTTTTCTTTCTTTCTCGCCGGTTGTGTTTTTAAGCCTTTGTTCTTTTCTGCAAGCATCATTGCAGTAAGTTGTGCTTTTTCTTTTTGTACCGTTGCGCGTAGTTCCTTATCCTTTTCTATATCAAAGAATACTTTTCCTTCTATTATAGTTTTCTCTGCTCTAGCTTTTATACTAAGCGGGTGATCTGACCATATAACGACATCTCCATCCTTACCAGGTTTAAGACTTCCTGCACGATCATCCATATGTAAAAGCTTTGCCGGATTTAATGTGACCATTTTCCAAGCGTCCTCTTCTTCAATACCACCGTACTTATAAATTTTTGCAGCTTCTTGATTAAGACGTCTTGACATCTCACCATCATCTGAGTTAATGGCTACTGTAACTCCTGCTCTGTGCATAATAGCAGCATTATAAGGAATCGCATCGTTTACCTCATATTTATAAGCCCACCAGTCTGAGAAGGTAGATCCTCCTACGCCGTGCTCTGCCATTTTATCTGCAACCTTATAACCTTCTAGTATGTGTGTAAAGGTGTTTACATTAAAACCAAACTGCTCTGCCACCTTCATTGTCATATTAATCTCGCTCTGTACATATGAGTGACAAGAGATAAGACGCTCCATATTAAGAATGTCAACTATAGTTTCCATTTCCTCATCTACGCGATACGGCTGTCCACTTTTCTTCTTTGCTTCATATTCTTTACCTCTTGTAAAGTAGTCTACAAAAACTTGCTCTACTCCCATTCTTGTTTGAGGGAATCTTGAGTAGCTATTCCAGTTTGCTTGTTTTACGTTTTCACCTAAGGCAAACTTGATAAACTTCTTATCCTTAATTACCATTTCATCTATAGGTGCTCCCCACTTAAGCTTCATCACTGCGCTCTGTCCACCTATTGGGTTTGCAGACCCGTGTAGTAACTGGATGGCCGTTACTCCACCAGCTAGGTTACGATAAATATCAGAATCATCTGGATTAACCACATCACTCATACGTACCTCTGCTGTAGAGTTATGACCAGACTCGTTTATTGCAAAAGCTGCAATATGTGAGTGCTCATCTATAATACCAGAAGTAACGTGCTTACCTGTACCATCTACTACCATAGCTCCTCGCGCTGATAGATTTTTTCCTACTGCACTTATTTTTCCATCTTTGATTAAGACATCTGCATTCTCAAGAATACCCTCTGCCTCATTTGTCCAGACCGTTGAGTTTTTAATTAAAATATCTTGTTGCTTAGGACGTGTCTCATAACCAAAAGCCATATTAGGATATGTAAGTGGCATAACATCTAGGGGTTTATCACCACCTTTTTTATCATCCTTAGCTTCACTTGCCTCTAAAGCTGTCTTTCTAGAAGTAAAGTTCTTTTCTGTTCCATCTGCAAGAATTGCTTTACCATTAAGACCATTTGCATCTGCTCTAGCAACGAGTCTTATAAACTTACCTTCGGCTTCTTTAAAAATAACTGTAGCCCAGTCTTGTTTATAAGCAAACTCGCTCTTTACTTCTTCTCCTCCTTTTTTCAAAGTTGCTTTTGCCTTTTCGGTTGAGTTTTTTACTTCTAGATTATAAGTAACACCGTTAAGGTTAATTGCATAGTTGCCATCTATGTTTACTGTAGTCATATCTTTAACTACATTTTTATTACCCTGAATCCAGTGCTCAAATAATTTTGTGTCTTTTTCAAACACCTCTCCAGAAGTAATCATAAAGTTTGCCCACGCTCTATTTTTAAGAACACCTATCTCACCGCTCTTACCTACCATTTGCGCTGGTATCGTAGTAAGTGCTTCTAGCGCACGCTCTTTAGAAAGACCATACGTAATCGCCTTCATAAGGTGCTTTTTAAAATCCTTTGGTGATTTATGCTTAAATGTAGTAAGTGCAAATGTCACTCCAGCATCTTGTAATGCTTTAGGGTTTGTAGGTGCTTGGTTCCAGTGCTTCATATCAGACAGCGCTACATATTCGGCAGCATATGGCTCTTCCATATCATAGGCATCTGGAAATTTAAGTGGCAAGATCATTTTACGATTCATTGCCTGTACCTCACCTATACGCTTATACTCGTCTCCGCCTGCAACTATTACGTAGTCTATCCCAAATTGATCTCCTAGTTTATCTATACGTAAGTCGTCATAAAGCCCGTCACCTTCAAAAAATTGCGGTAAGGTTTTATTTCGCGTAAGCGCTTCAAGAGACATATCTTTTGTATCTACATTTCCTTTCTCATACCAATCTAGGTCGTGCTGTACTTGACGTAGTAAGGCGGTTGCACCCATCTTTGAAGAAGGGTATGCTTGTCGAGAAGTAACGCTCTTGTCAAAAGAAAAATATTGAGCAAGACGCTCCTCCATTACTCGATTTGCCGTATTACCATCATTGTTAAGAGCAATAAGTGCTCCCGTACCACGAGCAATACCATCGTGTTGTAAGGTTGCTACTACGCCAAAACCTGCGTTTATATATTCGGTAGCCTTCTTTTTATCATACTCAAAGTCGTCATAGCCATTTTGTTCTGAGAGAATATGATCGTTCCAGTATCCTCCCTCTCTCGAGTTGTCATATTGAGAAGCACGACCAGAACCTCCAGCCCTCTTAGGCTTTGCAATACCAAAATTTGTATAGATATCTACAAAAGATGGATAGATGTGTTTACCACCTAGATCAACCACAACAGCATTTGCCGGGTATTTAGATGACTTACCTACAGACACCACTCTACCATTTTGTACCACTAGGGTACCTTTCTTAATAGTTTCGGTTGGTGTGCTGTGTATTGTGGCATTTGTAAACACCGTGTAGTTTTCATTTTTGGACTTAACTCCAGCATTTGCCGGAAAGTAATCTTGCGCATACATTGTAAATGAACAAGTTACCAGCCCTAAGACAAGTAATTTTTTAAAGAACATATTTAGATTGTAAATTATTTAGTTCTTAAAGATAACTACCTTGTTAAGCAGGCGTTAAGGTTTAATAAATATTTAAGAGACTTTTAACATCAAAAAGTCTCTGGGAACTGCTTGTCATAGTTTACCAGTAATGCCACCATATAACTGTAGCTTTCTAAACCACCCGGCTGGTTATTTGCCTTAAGGTAGTTACTATAAAAGAGATCAAATATGGGCTCAAGCGGGTTATCCATCTCATCCCAAAAATCTCTAGACATTTGATATTGGGCAAGTATACCCGGATGTACCTTACTTTTTAATAATTTACCTAGCTCTTTATCTCGGCGGTACACATCATTAAGGCAATACCTAAGTGCAAAAATACTTCCCGAATATTGAAAATGTATATCCTCATTATTGAGTGTAGCCATAACTGCCATAAAGTTTGCTTCATTTTCTTTGGCAAACCCTAACTGGTGGGCCTGCTCGTGACAAGATATAACAGGCCACCTGTGAGCGGGTACCATCCCATTAATTTGCGCTTCATTTGTAATGGGGTTGAGATAACCACTATACCCCATTACAGATAGTGGATATCGCAATAATGAGTTTTTTATACTTTTAGGAGGGTATTGCAAGGAAGGAAACTTCTGTTGTAAAGCTTCATAGCCGTTAAGGGTTTTATTAAATATTTCCGCTTTCGCGAAAGCGTAATTAACCACCGCACTATCATTTACAGCAAGTGCCGTGTGTAGTCTATTACTATTATTAAGAAGTTTTTCTGTAAGTGACACAAGCTCTTGTGTGGTATAGTCATTATCTATTGACAAGGACTTGTGTAGTGGTAAGCGGTAATAATTCATTCCCCAAAGAAGGTGAAAGGCAAAATATACAATAGAAATCATCGCAAGGGTACGTAGTAAGAATGACTTGATGGTCTTAAATCTATTTCTTATCAAGATTACAATCTCACGTACCGCAAGCACGATTAAAACCGCATACATAATATCTCCAAAGGAAAACGGCAACCACCCAAAGGCATATCTAAAACCTTTTGAAATCACAGGATATATCCCATTACAGTACCACTGCTCTACAGCTTGTGGATATAAAGCTAGTAGTCGTACAACGAGCATTTGTACAAATAATAGTAATCCAATTATGAGGGTTATGCGATTCTTTTTCAAGCGATATGATTTAAATTACGTCACAATTTACAATGTGTGTTTAACAAAGTTGACTTAAAAATTACAATTCAAATTGCTTCTAGTCGTATTTTAGTAAAAAAAATATAGTTTATGGATTCTATTTTATCATTCTTAGGTGCTATTTCTTGGTGGATGTGGCTCATACTCGTTGTAGTACTCGTAGCTATTTATGACACCTTTATACAGAAGAAGCATATCATTTTGAAAAACTTCCCGGTAGTAGGCCACTTTAGGTATATGCTTGAAAGTATAGGTCCAGAGCTACGTCAATATATAGTGGCAAATAATCGTGAGGAACTACCCTTTAACCGTATAGAACGCGGGTGGATTTATGCCTCTGCAAAAAATGAAAATAACTACGAAGGTTTCGGTACAGACCGTGATATTAACCAGTCTCATTACATTTTTATAAACAATGCGATGATACCTTACAAAGTAGAAAAGGATCACCCCAATGCAAAAGACCCTTATTTTCTTGCGTGTGCAAAAGTAATGGGAGCAGGAAGAAGAGCCCGTCCTTATAGACCTGGCTCTATTATAAATGTGAGTGCAATGAGCTTTGGTAGCCTTTCGGCAAAAGCGGTAGAGTCTCTTAACCGTGGTTGTGCAAAGGCTTATGCATATCACAATACCGGAGAAGGTGGACTGTCGCCATACCACAAAAAAGGCGGTGATGTTGTTTTTCACTTTGGTACTGGATATTTTGGTGTGAGAAGTGAGGAAGGTGGTTTCTCAATGCCTAAAATGAAGAAACTCGTTTCAGAAAATCCGCAGGTGCGTGCCATAGAGGTAAAACTCTCACAAGGTGCAAAACCAGGAAAAGGAGGCGTTTTACCAGGATCTAAAATCACAAAAGAAATTGCAGAGATACGCGGAGTAAAACAAGGTGAAGACGTCTTATCTCCTCCTAACCACAAAGCATTCTCAAACGTACCAGAACTTATAGATTTTGTAGAAGATATTGCAACCGAGACTGGATTACCTGTAGGTATTAAAGCCGCAATAGGTAAACTAGATGCCTGGAGAGAGCTTGCTGAAATTATGGCAAGCACTGGCAAAGGGCCAGACTTTATCACTGTAGATGGTGGTGAAGGTGGTACGGGAGCTGCACCACCTAGTTTTGCAGACCACGTAGCCCTGCCTTGGGTATATGGATTTTCTGATATTTATAAAATCTTTAAAGAATACAAACTCACAGATCGTGTAGTTTTTATAGGCTCTGGTAAGCTAGGCTTCCCAGCAAAGGCTGCAATGGCATTTGCAATGGGTGTAGACTGCATAAACGTAGCCCGTGAGGCGATGCTTGCTGTAGGATGTATACAGGCCAAAGTATGTCACAACAACACCTGCCCTACGGGTGTTGCTACACAAAACAAGTGGTTGCAGCGAGGTATTAACATAGAAGACAAAGCAGAGCGCACACACTACTACTTTAAAAACTTTAAAAAGGAATTACTAGAGATTACTCGTGCCTGTGGCTATGAGCATCCAGCCCAACTCACAATGGATGATGTAGATATCAACCTAGGTGATAAAAACCTAACGCAAACCCTAGCAGATGTATATGGTTACAATAAAGTAGCAGTTCCTTTTAAAAGTACAAAAGCACTTATGAAGTGTCCAGACCTAGGTGGAAACTACAATAAAAAAGAAGTAGCCAAAGAAATAGATATGGATGACGTGCGTTATTAACGTCTCTCTATAAATTGTACATACTAAAAATAGTATACCCTAGTTATAAAGATAACCAGCTTTAAACCCAATACAACCAATGACTCAAGACCTAACAAACCTTGCTTTTAATCTTCTTCCAGCCATAGTTGTAGCGCTACTAGCCTACTACTTCTTTAACCAGTTTACAAAAGAACAAGAAGGGCGACGTCGTTTTTTATTACATAAGGACAATCAGGCAAACGCGCTACCACAAAAACTACAAGCCTACGAGCGTCTTACACTATTTTTAGAGCGTATTTCTCCTGGCAAACTAGTTACACGTGTAAAACCATATAATGATGATCCTAATGATTATGAAGCACTGTTACTGCGCACGATAAATGAAGAGTTTGAGCATAACTTAGCGCAGCAAATTTATGTAACACAAGAATGCTGGAACGTTGTGCGCACGGCAAAAAGTAGTACCGCTGCCATCATACGTAAAACCAATATGAGTAATAAAGTAGAAACAAGCGACCAACTGCGTGAGACCTTACTGCGCGACCTTATGGATAATGTATCACCTAGCGAGACAGCCCTACAATTTATAAAGCAAGAGGTGAGCGAGATAATCTAGTTACAACACATCTACCCGCTTTAGATAGGCAACTTCTTTTTCGGTAAGGGTGGCAGCAAATTCTTTTACAACAGCAAGATTTTTAGGGTTTTTAAGCTGCTCTTTGAGTAGTTTTCTTGCGCTTTCGCGAAAGCGCCATACGTGATGCACACTCGCCTCTATAAGTGATTGTAAGCTTTCCTTTTCAAAAGAGCCTAGCTGGCGCAGGTAGTTAAAGGCATTTTGTCGCAACTGATAAGGTTGTTCTGGTTGTGTGTAGCTTATGAGTTCTTGATATCGACCAAAAGATTGTGACGGCTTATACTCTGGTGTTGCAAGTGATAGTGCAAGCCACAAGGTACGTAAGTTCCCGTCTTGAAACCCAAACTGCCCATCCATCATATCCAGCACCTTACGTTGTGAGGCCGGGTCATTGCGCTGCTGGTGGTACACCCATAACTTAATCATTGCCTGCTCTCGGGTGACATAGCTATCATCTTTAAGCAGCTTGTAAAAATCTGTAGCCAGTGATTGGGGTGCATTTTCTAGCGATGTAGCCACAGCCTGACGTATAAAAACGTTATCAGAACTTATAGCTTGTTTAAAAACTGGCAGTGTCGCATTAATAGATTCTTGAGCCGCTTGATACACAGATTCTTGCCCTAGGTAATCGTTACCTGAGGCTATGGCATCCATAAGTTGTGTAAACTTATTCGATAACGGAGCTTCTCTACCCGACTGTAATCTAAAGTACTGTTGCATAAATTCGCTCTTTTTAAGCGACTGTAAGGCATCTTCTGCTTGAAAAGCAGACTGGTATAGCCAGTTCTTCTTAAAGTCTGCGAGATCTACGGTAACTAGCGCCTCAACCTCTGTCATAAAATCTTCTGTAGTTACATTTTTATATGCATACTTTTTGAGGTAATTCTGCACAGCGAGATCAAAGGTGTTTACCCCTACTCGCTCTCGTAATATGTGTATTGCCCAAGCACCTTTTTGATAATAGGTAAGACTACTTCCTCCAGAGGCAACAAGCTTTTGCCCCTTGCCTTGATCACTTAAGGCTCGTAACTGCTCTGCGGTTTCAAAGAGCTTAAAATAAAAATAGTCCTCTCCAAAGATCTCGCGTTCGGTGAGAAGTGCATAGTAGGTTGCAAATCCCTCTTGTAGCCAGTGGTGCTCACTCTTAGTCTCTGTAACTAGATCTCCAAACCACTGGTGTGCAAGCTCGTGTGCATTTACGTTTACATAATTACGATCTGTAAAGCCTATCGCATCTACCATAAAATGGTCAGAAAAGATGGTGCAACTCGCATTCTCCATACCAGCATACAAGAAATCTTTTACGGGTACTTGTTTATATACCTTAAAAGGAAATGGCACACCTATCTTACGTTCTAAAAAGTCAAAAACCTCTTTGGAGTATCTATAAGTAGCCTCTACCTGCAACGAGTCTTCTGGATAATAGTAATATTCTAAAGGTACACCAGATGCGGCCGTAGCTGTTTTTACATCATAATTTCCCACCACAAGCGCCACGAGATAGCTTGCTATGGGCTTTTGCATATCAAATTCTGATACTAGCACGTTATAATCTTTTAACGTTTTTGCAGCTACCCCATTTGCAATGACTGTATGTCTATTGTGTCCCGTCACTTTGAGATCAAATATGATTTTATCATTCATATCATCTATACTAGGCAACCAGTGTGAGGTGTACTTGCCTTGACCTTGCGTCCAGAACTGCTCACTCCCATTATTATTTACAAAATAAGCGGCTTGAGAAGGCTGCACCGAGTAGTCAAAAACTGCTTTGTAGGTAGTACCAGCTTTAAAACTTCCGTCAAAAACTATAGTAGTATCTGTTGCGCTTATGGCAAATGTGGGTGTTTTATCTACGAGTTGCATTTTCTTTCCATCCATCACAACTTGATTTACATCTTGTAATGCGGTAAAGGTTGTAGTTACTTTTCCTAGAACAGATTTGGTATCAAAATCAAGTGATAAGGAAGCGGTAACCTCCTTAAAATCTATGGTTTTGGTTTGAGCAGATATTTCTTGGGTATACGCTTTCGCGAAAGCGGAAACAACAACAATAAAGAACAACAGGTATTTCATATACTCAAAATAACAACTTTTGGGCCAGTATCTTTTATCCAGGCATTCGAAAATTTGAGTTAAAGGCTTATTTTTACTTTTAATGAATCCCACATTTTTACAAACTCCCATAGATTACCTTAAAGGCGTAGGTCCTAACAGAGCAGACTTATTGCGCTCTGAGCTGGGTATCCACACCTTTCAGGACTTGATGCATCTCTTCCCGCACAGGTATATAGATAAAACGCGCTATTATAAAATAAGTGAACTGGAGCGTAGCAATGCAGAGGTGCAAATTATAGGGAAGTTTACCAGTATGAAAATGGTAGAGGGTAAAGGTCGCAGGCTTGTGGCGACCTTTAGAGACGATGGCGGGCAAATGGAGCTAGTATGGTTTAGAGGTCATAAATGGATTAAGGAGGCTATTAAAATGAATACGCCTTATGTAATTTTTGGAAAATGCAATTATTACAACGGTAAATTCTCGATGCCACACCCAGAGATGGAACTACTTTCTGAGCACGAAAAAAGCATAAGATCTGCTATGCAACCTGTGTACCCATCTACCGAAAAATTATCTAATCGTGGCATCACAAATAAGGTGGTAAACGGAGTGATGCAAACCCTCTTTATGGAGGCGAAAAATCACCTCTTTGAGAGCCTCTCAAAACCCCTTGTTACAGAGCTCAAATTAATGCCAAAAAGAGAGGCACTTTTTAACGTTCATTTTCCGCAATCTCAAGAGCATCTTGCACGTGCTCAATACCGATTAAAATTTGAAGAATTTTTTTATATCCAGTTGCAACTTGCCTTTAAAAATGTAAACCATAAGACCAAAATAAAAGGGTATCCTTTTGAGAAAGTTGGTCCCATTTTTACGACCTTTTATAATGACCATTTACCCTTTGAGTTAACCGATGCACAAAAACGTGTTCTTAAAGAAATACGTCACGACCTAGGTACAAATGCACAAATGAACAGGCTTTTACAAGGAGATGTAGGTTCTGGGAAGACCATCGTAGCGCTTATGTCAATGTTAATGGCACTTGACAACGATTTTCAGGCTTGTTTAATGGCACCTACTGCCATCCTGGCAGTCCAGCACTATCAAGGATTATTAGAGTTATGTAAAGAACTGAATACCAGTATTTCATTACTTCAAGGTTCAACCAAAGCTTCAGAACGTAAAATTATACACGAGCAGCTCGAAAATGGTGAGCTAGACATCCTTATAGGCACACACGCGCTACTAGAAGACAAGGTGAAATTTAAGAATCTTGGCCTCGCAGTGATAGATGAGCAACACCGTTTTGGGGTAAAGCAACGCAGTAAGTTATGGCACAAAAATGAGTACCCACCGCACGTACTTGTGATGACCGCCACCCCTATCCCCCGCACCCTTGCGATGACCGTTTATGGTGATCTAGATGTGAGTATAATTGACGAGTTACCACCGGGCAGAAAAGCCATAAAAACGGTGCATAGATATGATGCAAATAGACTCAAAGTTTTTAAGTTTATAAGAGATGAAATTGCCCTAGGTAGACAGGTCTATATTGTGTACCCATTAATACAAGAATCTGAGGCGATGGATTACAAAGATTTGATGGATGGCTACGAGAGTATTTCACGTGAATTTCCGATGCCAGAATATCAGATTTCTATCGTGCACGGAAAGATGAAACCAGACGATAAAGAGATTGAAATGAATCGCTTTATAAAAGGTGAAACTCAAATTATGGTCGCCACAACCGTAATAGAAGTTGGCGTAAATGTTCCTAACGCTTCTGTGATGATTATTGAGAGTGCAGAGCGTTTTGGGTTAAGCCAGTTACACCAGCTGCGTGGTCGTGTAGGTCGAGGTGCAGAGCAAAGCTATTGCATCCTTATGACCAGTCACAAACTCTCTAGCGATAGTAAAGTGCGCCTAGAGACAATGACAGGTACAAATGATGGTTTTGAAATAGCAGAGGTAGATCTAAAGCTACGAGGTCCAGGCGACATTACAGGAACCCAGCAAAGTGGCGCGCTCAACCTTAAAATAGCAGATATTATACGTGACAATGACATTCTAAAGGTAGCCAGAAGCTACGCCTGGCAACTGGTAAAAGACGATCCTAAGTTTGAGAAAGAAGAAAACCAGATCATACGCTTTATGTATGCCCAGATGATGAAGTTTAAGAATATCTGGAGTTATATCTCTTGATTACTCTAAAAGCAACCCCGTTACAAAATCCTTAAAATCTTTTTCAAACTCAAGATACTTCCCCCCTGTCGCTTTACCGTTATACCCAGTATGTATGCGCCTCACAGCTCCTTTTTTATCTATATAAATTGTGGTTGGGTATGAAAGAAAGTGATTAAGCATAGGCAATGTTTTTGCAGCAGCAGCCTTGTCTGCTCCTTGCCCATACTGTGCCAAGAGCACCGGATAAGGAAGCTCTAACCTATCTTTAAGGCGTTTTATACTCTTGCGCGCAGCCTCTTCTGTTTTTGCATATTCATAAGCCAGACCTATGACTGCAAGATCTTTTGATGGATTCGTTTTTAGATAATCCCTATAAAACTTAGACTCCTCTATACAGTTAGGACACCAAGAGCCCAATATCTGCACAAGCACGACTTTATTTATAAACCGCTCATCTTGCAGAGAAATGATATTCCCGCTTTCATCTGGAAAGGCAAAGTCAACACGATCATAGCCTTCTTTGAGATATGTAAGATTCTTTGCATCTGGCAACTCATAAGTGTCGTTACGTTTTGCTACAAAAGGCTCTTTCCAATGATTACCGCTATAAAAATCACCTTGCATCGTACTATCTGTTACGGTAGCCACAAATAGAAAAGCGTGTGCCCCGTCAAAGGTAGAGAGACGCATCTCATCACCATTAATCCTACCCTCAAGATACCTATAATCTCCGGTGGTTGTTCTAAAAGTACCTGTTACAACAGCTCCCGCACGCTTAAACATACCCTTTGCAATGTAACGATCTTCTTCACTCTCTGGGCTAAAAACTGTTTCCCAACTACCTGTGACATTCACATACGGCGGCTTATCATCTTCTTGAGTATACTCAGTAATAAAACGTACTGAGTCTCCATACACCATCTTAAAAGGGACTATGCGATCAAGACTGGGCTTTATAAAATTACCCGTTATTAGGTTTCCGCTTTCGCGAAAGCGTCCAGAAAAATATCCCTCAAAAACTGGAGTTTGAATACGTACACTATCACCCGTAATCGTTATCTCATCTACCAGAATGCGCTCTTCGGCATTATGTATAGCAAGTGTCCCGTCTTCAAAAGACTCAAAGACAAAAGGTAACTCCTCATTATCTTGAACTGCTAGTGTAGCACGCCACACACCTTCTTTAATACCTTTATTTACTGGCGAATGCACGTCTTTTTTACAAGAAAACAAACTAGCCAAAACTAAAATGATCAATATTTTATTCATAAAACAAAGTTATAGTAACCGCAACTTTAAAAAAGACGTAACAATGACTTTATTACACAAGTGCAAAATATGCAGTTGTAAGTAATGAAATGGGGATATATACGCTTTCGCGAAAGCGTAAAAAACTACACAGATACTCTCGCTTCTCCTTTGCCTACTTGCTTACTTATCCTATATTTGCCTACTTCAAAAAGCTCCATTTTTATGAAAATTTCTTACAACTGGTTAAAGCAGTTTATTGATATAGATTGGGATGCCGAAAAAACTGGCGAACTCCTAACAGACCTAGGTCTAGAGATAGAAGGTATAGATACATACCAAAGTGTAAAAGGCGGTCTAGAAGGGATTGTAATAGGTCACGTGCTTACCTGCGAGCAACACAGCAATGCAGATAAGCTTAAAGTTACCACGGTAGACATAGGTGGCGAGGCTCCTTTACAGATAGTTTGTGGTGCGCCAAATGTAGCCACAGGTCAAAAAGTACCCGTTGCAACTATAGGCACTACCTTATACACAGAAGAAGGTGAAGCGTGGAAAATTAAGAAAGGAAAAATACGTGGTGAGGAATCTCACGGTATGATCTGTGCCGAAGATGAGCTAGGTCTAGGTAAGAGTCACGATGGTATTATGATACTAGACGAGGCACTTGTACCAGGTACACCAGCTGCTCAAGTCTTTGAAATAGAAAATGATCAAGTTTTTGAAATAGGTCTTACGCCTAACCGTGCAGATGCTATGAGCCACTGGGGTGTTGCCCGTGATCTAAAAGCTGGATTGTTACAGAAAGAGATAAACAAAGGACTTATCACTCCATCTACCTCTTCTTTTAAAATAGAAAAGCGTGTACATAAAATAGATGTAGATGTACTAGACTCAGAAAAAGCACCACGCTACGCGGGAGTTGTAATAAGCGGTCTAAAGGTACAAGACTCTCCAGAG harbors:
- a CDS encoding amidohydrolase family protein, with product MKTLQQLLVAVVFLLGATAIAQQTPAPAQATAYTITGATAHVGDGTVIDNATIVFENGKISTIQSGGSATKGTVINATGKHVYPGFIATNTTLGLVEVGAVRQSNDYDEIGEMIPHVRGIIAYNAESKVVESMRPNGVLMAQIRPVGGTISGASSVVQLDAWNWEDAAYKTDEGIFMDWPRTMRRGRWWLGEEPGYKPNKSYKEDINKIKMFFNNSRAYSKAKGTKNLPFDAMKNVFNGTQKVYISANDQKQILDVIAFAKEMQLTNVVLVGGYQSYKVAEELAKANIPVILQRVQGLPSMEDHDYDLPYKLPKLLTDAGVTVALGYDAEYWQVRNLPFYAGQVTQFGLSDEDALKMITLNPAKIMGIASTTGTLAPGKDATLFISDGNALDMRGNNLSRAFIQGRDISLESHQTKLAKRYAEKYGQSE
- a CDS encoding amidohydrolase family protein, encoding MFFKKLLVLGLVTCSFTMYAQDYFPANAGVKSKNENYTVFTNATIHSTPTETIKKGTLVVQNGRVVSVGKSSKYPANAVVVDLGGKHIYPSFVDIYTNFGIAKPKRAGGSGRASQYDNSREGGYWNDHILSEQNGYDDFEYDKKKATEYINAGFGVVATLQHDGIARGTGALIALNNDGNTANRVMEERLAQYFSFDKSVTSRQAYPSSKMGATALLRQVQHDLDWYEKGNVDTKDMSLEALTRNKTLPQFFEGDGLYDDLRIDKLGDQFGIDYVIVAGGDEYKRIGEVQAMNRKMILPLKFPDAYDMEEPYAAEYVALSDMKHWNQAPTNPKALQDAGVTFALTTFKHKSPKDFKKHLMKAITYGLSKERALEALTTIPAQMVGKSGEIGVLKNRAWANFMITSGEVFEKDTKLFEHWIQGNKNVVKDMTTVNIDGNYAINLNGVTYNLEVKNSTEKAKATLKKGGEEVKSEFAYKQDWATVIFKEAEGKFIRLVARADANGLNGKAILADGTEKNFTSRKTALEASEAKDDKKGGDKPLDVMPLTYPNMAFGYETRPKQQDILIKNSTVWTNEAEGILENADVLIKDGKISAVGKNLSARGAMVVDGTGKHVTSGIIDEHSHIAAFAINESGHNSTAEVRMSDVVNPDDSDIYRNLAGGVTAIQLLHGSANPIGGQSAVMKLKWGAPIDEMVIKDKKFIKFALGENVKQANWNSYSRFPQTRMGVEQVFVDYFTRGKEYEAKKKSGQPYRVDEEMETIVDILNMERLISCHSYVQSEINMTMKVAEQFGFNVNTFTHILEGYKVADKMAEHGVGGSTFSDWWAYKYEVNDAIPYNAAIMHRAGVTVAINSDDGEMSRRLNQEAAKIYKYGGIEEEDAWKMVTLNPAKLLHMDDRAGSLKPGKDGDVVIWSDHPLSIKARAEKTIIEGKVFFDIEKDKELRATVQKEKAQLTAMMLAEKNKGLKTQPARKKEKQRMHCDTEQTIY
- a CDS encoding DUF3810 domain-containing protein, producing the protein MKKNRITLIIGLLLFVQMLVVRLLALYPQAVEQWYCNGIYPVISKGFRYAFGWLPFSFGDIMYAVLIVLAVREIVILIRNRFKTIKSFLLRTLAMISIVYFAFHLLWGMNYYRLPLHKSLSIDNDYTTQELVSLTEKLLNNSNRLHTALAVNDSAVVNYAFAKAEIFNKTLNGYEALQQKFPSLQYPPKSIKNSLLRYPLSVMGYSGYLNPITNEAQINGMVPAHRWPVISCHEQAHQLGFAKENEANFMAVMATLNNEDIHFQYSGSIFALRYCLNDVYRRDKELGKLLKSKVHPGILAQYQMSRDFWDEMDNPLEPIFDLFYSNYLKANNQPGGLESYSYMVALLVNYDKQFPETF